The proteins below come from a single Erinaceus europaeus chromosome 20, mEriEur2.1, whole genome shotgun sequence genomic window:
- the RHCG gene encoding ammonium transporter Rh type C isoform X1: MAWNTDLRWRLPLTCLLLQVALVVLFGVFVRYHPDADAHWADQKAAGNVSSDLDNEFYYRYPSFQDVHVMIFVGFGFLMTFLQRYGFSAVGFNFLLAAFGIQWALLMQGWFHSFQGGYILLGVENLINADFCVGSVCVAFGAVLGKVSPVQLLIMTLFQVTLFSVNEFILLNLLEVKDAGGSMTIHTFGAYFGLMVAWILQRPNLQHSKGRQSSVYHSDLFAMIGTLFLWMYWPSFNSAVSNHGDAQHRAAINTYCSLAACVLTTVAVSSAVHKKGKLDMVHIQNATLAGGVAVGTAAEMMLMPYGSLIVGFICGIVSTLGFEYLTPFLEARLRIQDTCGIHNLHALPGIIGAIVGAVTAACASADVYGKSGLVHAFDFEGDKQSWTPSMQGKFQAAGLFVSLAMALVGGAVVGVILKIPVWGQAADENCFDDAIYWEGCSRRHLPSTRRGLRTASSLQMPENTALHPEDSALKTSEP; the protein is encoded by the exons aTGGCCTGGAACACCGACCTGCGCTGGCGGCTGCCGCTCACCTGCCTGCTTCTGCAGGTGGCCCTGGTGGTCCTCTTTGGCGTGTTCGTGCGCTACCACCCCGATGCTGACGCCCACTGGGCAGACCAGAAGGCCGCAGGCAACGTCTCCAGCGACCTGGACAATGAATTCTACTACCGCTACCCCA GCTTCCAGGACGTACATGTGATGATCTTCGTGGGCTTCGGCTTCCTCATGACCTTCCTGCAGCGCTATGGTTTCAGTGCTGTCGGCTTCAACTTCCTGCTGGCAGCCTTCGGCATCCAGTGGGCACTGCTCATGCAGGGCTGGTTCCACTCCTTCCAGGGTGGCTACATCCTTCTGGGCGTGGAGAA cctcatcAACGCGGACTTCTGCGTGGGCTCCGTCTGCGTGGCCTTTGGGGCCGTGCTGGGCAAGGTCAGCCCCGTGCAGCTGCTCATCATGACCCTCTTCCAAGTGACGCTCTTCTCGGTGAACGAATTCATTCTCCTCAACTTGCTGGAG GTTAAGGACGCGGGGGGGTCCATGACTATCCACACATTCGGCGCCTACTTCGGACTCATGGTGGCCTGGATCCTCCAGCGACCCAACCTGCAGCACAGCAAGGGGAGGCAGAGCTCTGTGTACCACTCAGACCTCTTTGCCATGATCG GCACCCTCTTCCTGTGGATGTACTGGCCCAGCTTCAACTCGGCCGTGTCCAACCATGGGGATGCCCAGCATCGCGCTGCCATCAATACCTACTGCTCCCTGGCCGCCTGCGTGCTCACCACGGTGGCGGTGTCCAGCGCCGTGCACAAGAAGGGGAAGCTGGACATG GTACACATCCAGAACGCCACGCTGGCAGGAGGGGTGGCCGTGGGCACGGCCGCCGAGATGATGCTCATGCCTTACGGCTCGCTCATCGTGGGCTTCATCTGCGGCATCGTCTCCACGCTGGGCTTCGAGTACCTGACG CCCTTCCTGGAGGCCCGGCTGCGGATCCAGGACACGTGTGGCATCCACAACCTGCACGCCTTGCCCGGCATCATCGGTGCCATCGTGGGCGCCGTGACGGCGGCCTGTGCCAGCGCTGACGTGTATGGGAAAAGCGG GCTTGTTCATGCCTTTGACTTTGAAGGTGACAAGCAGAGCTGGACCCCGAGCATGCAGGGCAAGTTCCAGGCTGCTGGCCTCTTCGTGTCGCTGGCCATGGCCCTTGTGGGCGGTGCCGTTGTGG GGGTCATTTTGAAAATACCAGTCTGGGGTCAGGCTGCTGACGAGAACTGCTTTGACGATGCCATCTACTGGGag GGCTGTTCTCGCCGGCACCTGCCCAGCACCAGGCGGGGCCTCAGAactgcttcctctctgcagatgcCCGAGAACACTGCCCTCCATCCCGAGGATTCGGCCCTCAAGACTTCGGAACCATAG
- the RHCG gene encoding ammonium transporter Rh type C isoform X2: protein MAWNTDLRWRLPLTCLLLQVALVVLFGVFVRYHPDADAHWADQKAAGNVSSDLDNEFYYRYPSFQDVHVMIFVGFGFLMTFLQRYGFSAVGFNFLLAAFGIQWALLMQGWFHSFQGGYILLGVENLINADFCVGSVCVAFGAVLGKVSPVQLLIMTLFQVTLFSVNEFILLNLLEVKDAGGSMTIHTFGAYFGLMVAWILQRPNLQHSKGRQSSVYHSDLFAMIGTLFLWMYWPSFNSAVSNHGDAQHRAAINTYCSLAACVLTTVAVSSAVHKKGKLDMVHIQNATLAGGVAVGTAAEMMLMPYGSLIVGFICGIVSTLGFEYLTPFLEARLRIQDTCGIHNLHALPGIIGAIVGAVTAACASADVYGKSGLVHAFDFEGDKQSWTPSMQGKFQAAGLFVSLAMALVGGAVVGVILKIPVWGQAADENCFDDAIYWEMPENTALHPEDSALKTSEP, encoded by the exons aTGGCCTGGAACACCGACCTGCGCTGGCGGCTGCCGCTCACCTGCCTGCTTCTGCAGGTGGCCCTGGTGGTCCTCTTTGGCGTGTTCGTGCGCTACCACCCCGATGCTGACGCCCACTGGGCAGACCAGAAGGCCGCAGGCAACGTCTCCAGCGACCTGGACAATGAATTCTACTACCGCTACCCCA GCTTCCAGGACGTACATGTGATGATCTTCGTGGGCTTCGGCTTCCTCATGACCTTCCTGCAGCGCTATGGTTTCAGTGCTGTCGGCTTCAACTTCCTGCTGGCAGCCTTCGGCATCCAGTGGGCACTGCTCATGCAGGGCTGGTTCCACTCCTTCCAGGGTGGCTACATCCTTCTGGGCGTGGAGAA cctcatcAACGCGGACTTCTGCGTGGGCTCCGTCTGCGTGGCCTTTGGGGCCGTGCTGGGCAAGGTCAGCCCCGTGCAGCTGCTCATCATGACCCTCTTCCAAGTGACGCTCTTCTCGGTGAACGAATTCATTCTCCTCAACTTGCTGGAG GTTAAGGACGCGGGGGGGTCCATGACTATCCACACATTCGGCGCCTACTTCGGACTCATGGTGGCCTGGATCCTCCAGCGACCCAACCTGCAGCACAGCAAGGGGAGGCAGAGCTCTGTGTACCACTCAGACCTCTTTGCCATGATCG GCACCCTCTTCCTGTGGATGTACTGGCCCAGCTTCAACTCGGCCGTGTCCAACCATGGGGATGCCCAGCATCGCGCTGCCATCAATACCTACTGCTCCCTGGCCGCCTGCGTGCTCACCACGGTGGCGGTGTCCAGCGCCGTGCACAAGAAGGGGAAGCTGGACATG GTACACATCCAGAACGCCACGCTGGCAGGAGGGGTGGCCGTGGGCACGGCCGCCGAGATGATGCTCATGCCTTACGGCTCGCTCATCGTGGGCTTCATCTGCGGCATCGTCTCCACGCTGGGCTTCGAGTACCTGACG CCCTTCCTGGAGGCCCGGCTGCGGATCCAGGACACGTGTGGCATCCACAACCTGCACGCCTTGCCCGGCATCATCGGTGCCATCGTGGGCGCCGTGACGGCGGCCTGTGCCAGCGCTGACGTGTATGGGAAAAGCGG GCTTGTTCATGCCTTTGACTTTGAAGGTGACAAGCAGAGCTGGACCCCGAGCATGCAGGGCAAGTTCCAGGCTGCTGGCCTCTTCGTGTCGCTGGCCATGGCCCTTGTGGGCGGTGCCGTTGTGG GGGTCATTTTGAAAATACCAGTCTGGGGTCAGGCTGCTGACGAGAACTGCTTTGACGATGCCATCTACTGGGag atgcCCGAGAACACTGCCCTCCATCCCGAGGATTCGGCCCTCAAGACTTCGGAACCATAG